In Silene latifolia isolate original U9 population chromosome 3, ASM4854445v1, whole genome shotgun sequence, a single window of DNA contains:
- the LOC141649213 gene encoding uncharacterized protein LOC141649213 — protein MGNILGAKPTVKQVTDFVQKHWNHGSLPLVQYFKKGWFSFKFDSEEAMNAVLNKGPWKLKSNSIVLKQWTPYFSCIMESVAIVPIWILFPDLDPYLWTDSVLSKMASKVGKPLFADLYTTCHAMLSFARVLVEADVSKELPDQVVINAPFIGQSTQRIVYEWLPYYCKTCHKLGHLEASCKLNRPVVEKDKVTQAPEPVAVPKVAPTKGSKQVYRPVPAATPRVAPPDKVVTSECHELGGTIASSGEESLALSGQVDSECLRLGSPDLGKSKSPSPRKVVMHSGSHVLGYTPCQGRHSPKSGRVSVQGRHDLPAEDLVSPNKYSVLVTHVADTQLVEDPPDLPPQ, from the coding sequence ATGGGGAATATCTTGGGTGCTAAACCTACTGTGAAACAGGTTACTGATTTTGTCCAAAAACATTGGAATCATGGGTCCCTTCCCCTTGTGCAATATTTCAAAAAAGGCTGGTTCAGCTTTAAGTTTGACAGTGAGGAAGCCATGAATGCTGTTTTGAACAAGGGTCCTTGGAAGTTAAAGTCTAATTCTATAGTGTTGAAGCAATGGACTCCATATTTCTCATGTATCATGGAGAGTGTGGCCATTGTTCCCATATGGATCTTGTTCCCTGATCTTGATCCTTACCTTTGGACTGATTCTGTCTTAAGCAAAATGGCTAGCAAAGTTGGGAAACCTTTATTTGCTGATCTTTATACTACATGCCATGCTATGTTGTCCTTTGCCAGGGTTCTAGTTGAGGCAGATGTGTCCAAAGAGTTACCTGACCAGGTGGTTATCAATGCTCCCTTTATTGGGCAGTCCACTCAGAGGATTGTTTATGAATGGCTCCCTTATTACTGCAAAACTTGTCACAAATTGGGTCACTTGGAAGCTTCTTGTAAGTTGAATAGGCCTGTTGTGGAGAAGGATAAGGTCACTCAGGCTCCTGAACCTGTTGCTGTCCCTAAGGTGGCCCCAACTAAAGGGAGTAAGCAGGTTTATAGGCCTGTCCCAGCTGCTACTCCTAGGGTTGCTCCCCCTGATAAGGTAGTTACCTCAGAATGCCATGAGCTAGGTGGTACCATAGCATCCTCTGGGGAAGAGTCCTTAGCTTTGTCTGGTCAGGTGGACTCAGAATGCCTGAGGCTAGGTTCTCCTGACCTGGGAAAGTCTAAGTCTCCTTCTCCTAGGAAAGTTGTAATGCACTCAGGAAGCCATGTGCTAGGGTATACTCCTTGTCAGGGAAGGCACAGCCCTAAGAGTGGTAGGGTTTCAGTCCAGGGTAGGCATGACCTCCCTGCTGAGGACCTTGTCTCCCCTAACAAGTATTCTGTTTTGGTGACTCATGTGGCTGATACCCAACTAGTGGAGGATCCTCCTGATTTACCCCCTCAATGA
- the LOC141649212 gene encoding uncharacterized protein LOC141649212, which yields MTKHLEVVKFMKNTKIDVLGLLETRVKHNKSTRILNNKFGGYHHYCNYSCHHNGRIWLLWNPSNVHLSIIQAESQVVHCFVHHLVSGRKFHLSVVYGSNSAVHRRKLWDSMVKHAATIGAWRCGLDDLPGNGCEFTWFNKHELPTRVYSKLDRVLTNADWLLSFTQTYASFPAPTVSDHSPALLHFSGDPPPKKLFKFLNCWIDHLDYKNRVSVAWSQRVVGNSMHRLMAKLKNVKTALRDLHFAHFSGIEQRLEEKRSELSGCFDALRRDPLSETLINREKCVSKEFWSLKEAEAQILMQRAKLHDIKYNDVGSSYFFAKIKERQQSQFINEIQDTLGNTYSGLQPVGEAFVDYYKQLLGTAAPVLDLDPVIIANGPCLDSTDQAALMAPVTRTEIKLALFSIKSNKSPGIDGFSAGFFKSVWDIIEDDFCVAVEDFFRTGFMPKQTVMAKLVGIEQAAFVPGRSLHENVMLTQSLIKGYSRKNLTHRCLLKVDISKAFDSLQWAFIRNMLHALKFPDLFISWIMGCVTGSWFTLKINGDHCGFFKGRSGVRQGDPLSPLLFVLGMEILSRALRVMCNDKQVNFDKTEVYFGGVNALLKQQILPDIGLAEGHFPFRYLGLPLNPARLTSSMYEGLVMRIQNLVQSCASKFLSYAGKLQVLNSVVFGLCNFWCGSLVLPKAICNAITTYCRQLFWGYSEGNRRVIFKSWQSICFPWVEGGFQLKAITAWNQEYYSESLRGVILTKDMIIQLFFWGVREAKSALHGCLDHGRISVGKAYDLIRPRLPTQICYKAVQCYLLLPRYKVILQLAVQRKLATTNMLIQRGVHLMPIPTGDLHSLLVWAHRRKPTKYWKNRWIGCSIATAVYCLWKERNARVFAGQERNMELLVREIHDLVGLILLHRARVDEETMMIILEYNCLKLVSALERKESVRCPWEFIVDDISDYMKSFVESKVCHVKGDGNIICSTWVDTGTGRRSKVRPAYGGMSGLGMGLGTGLLGGTLAGLVVGDLVSDMSHDGGDYYDDNGGFNDGDFDFASLVFWKMERMKIKRV from the exons ATGACAAAGCATTTAGAGGTGGTCAAATTtatgaaaaacacaaaaatagatGTCCTTGGGTTGCTTGAAACTAGGGTTAAGCATAATAAGTCTACTAGGATCTTGAATAATAAATTTGGTGGTTATCATCACTACTGTAACTACAGCTGTCATCACAATGGTAGGATTTGGCTTCTTTGGAATCCTTCAAATGTGCATTTGTCTATTATCCAGGCTGAGTCACAGGTTGTTCACTGCTTTGTCCATCATTTGGTTTCTGGAAGGAAATTCCACTTGTCTGTGGTCTATGGTAGTAATAGTGCTGTCCATAGGAGAAAACTTTGGGATTCTATGGTTAAGCATGCTGCTACTATAGGGGCTTGG AGGTGTGGTCTTGATGATTTGCCTGGTAATGGATGTGAGTTCACCTGGTTTAATAAGCATGAACTACCTACTAGAGTCTATTCTAAGCTTGATAGAGTTCTCACAAATGCTGATTGGCTTCTATCCTTCACCCAGACCTATGCTAGTTTCCCTGCTCCTACTGTTTCTGATCACAGTCCTGCCTTGTTGCATTTCTCTGGGGATCCTCCTCCTAAAAAGCTGTTTAAATTCCTCAACTGCTGGATTGATCACCTTGATTATAAAAATAGGGTCTCTGTTGCTTGGTCTCAAAGGGTGGTTGGGAATTCAATGCATAGGCTAATGGCTAAACTCAAAAATGTTAAGACTGCTTTAAGGGATTTGCACTTTGCTCACTTTTCTGGTATTGAACAAAGGTTGGAGGAGAAGAGATCTGAACTTAGTGGTTGTTTTGATGCCTTGAGAAGGGATCCACTTTCTGAGACTCTTATAAATAGAGAAAAGTGTGTTTCCAAGGAGTTTTGGAGCCTCAAGGAAGCTGAAGCTCAGATTCTTATGCAGAGGGCTAAGCTGCATgatatcaagtacaatgatgttGGTTCTTCTTATTTCTTTGCTAAAATCAAGGAAAGACAACAGAGTCAATTCATTAATGAGATTCAAGATACTCTTGGGAATACTTATAGTGGATTGCAGCCTGTGGGTGAAGCCTTTGTTGACTATTACAAGCAATTGTTAGGCACTGCTGCTCCTGTCCTTGACCTTGATCCTGTTATTATTGCTAATGGCCCTTGCTTGGATTCCACTGATCAGGCAGCTCTTATGGCTCCTGTCACCAGGACTGAAATTAAACTTGCACTTTTTTCAATCAAGTCTAATAAGAGCCCTGGCATTGATGGGTTTTCTGCTGGGTTCTTCAAGTCTGTATGGGACATTATTGAGGATGATTTTTGTGTAGCTGTGGAGGACTTCTTCAGGACTGGTTTCATGCCTAAACAG ACTGTCATGGCCAAGCTGGTGGGCATTGAACAAGCTGCTTTTGTTCCTGGAAGAAGTTTACATGAGAATGTTATGCTCACACAAAGCCTGATTAAAGGTTATTCCAGGAAAAATCTAACACATAGATGTTTACTCAAAGTTGATATCAGCAAAGCTTTTGATTCCTTGCAATGGGCCTTCATCAGGAACATGTTACATGCTTTGAAGTTCCCTGACCTCTTTATCAGTTGGATTATGGGGTGTGTAACAGGGTCTTGGTTTACCcttaaaattaatggtgatcacTGTGGCTTCTTTAAGGGTAGAAGTGGTGTTAGGCAGGGAGACCCTCTATCTCCTCTCCTTTTTGTATTAGGTATGGAAATCTTGTCTAGAGCTCTTAGGGTAATGTGTAATGATAAGCAG GTTAATTTTGACAAAACTGAGGTGTACTTTGGAGGGGTCAATGCCTTGTTGAAGCAGCAGATCTTGCCTGACATTGGGTTAGCTGAGGGCCATTTTCCTTTTAGGTACTTGGGCCTTCCCTTAAATCCTGCTCGGCTTACCAGTAGCATGTATGAGGGTCTGGTCATGAGGATCCAGAATCTGGTCCAAAGTTGTGCATCAAAATTTCTATCCTATGCTGGCAAGCTTCAGGTGCTCAACTCGGTGGTTTTTGGACTCTGCAATTTTTGGTGTGGCAGCTTAGTTCTTCCTAAGGCAATATGCAATGCTATCACCACTTACTGCAGGCAGCTATTTTGGGGTTACTCTGAGGGGAATCGGAGAGTCATTTTCAAGAGCTGGCAGAGTATTTGCTTCCCTTGGGTTGAGGGTGGTTTCCAACTGAAAGCTATCACAGCCTGGAATCAG GAGTACTACTCTGAAAGTCTTAGAGGGGTTATCCTTACCAAAGACATGATTATCCAACTTTTTTTTTGGGGGGTGCGGGAAGCCAAGAGTGCTTTACATGGTTGTCTTGATCATGGTAGGATCTCTGTAGGAAAGGCCTATGATTTGATACGACCAAGGCTCCCTACTCAAATCTGCTATAAGGCTGTCCAATGCTATTTGCTCTTACCCCGGTATAAGGTCATCCTCCAGTTGGCAGTTCAGAGGAAGCTTGCAACCACTAATATGCTCATTCAGAGAGGTGTGCACTTG ATGCCTATTCCAACTGGTGATTTGCATAGTCTTTTAGTGTGGGCTCATAGGCGAAAGCCAACGAAATACTGGAAGAATAGGTGGATTGGGTGTAGTATTGCTACTGCCGTGTACTGCCTCTGGAAAGAAAGGAATGCTCGTGTTTTTGCTGGCCAGGAGAGGAATATGGAGCTCCTTGTTCGGGAAATTCATGACCTGGTAGGTCTGATTCTCCTGCATCGGGCTCGGGTGGATGAGGAAACCATGAT GATCATCTTAGAATATAATTGCCTCAAGCTAGTTTCTGCTCTTGAACGCAAAGAGTCAGTTAGATGCCCATGGGAATTTATTGTGGATGACATCTCTGATTACATGAAGTCGTTTGTAGAAAGCAAAGTCTGTCACGTCAAAGGAGATGGTAACATTATATGTAGCAC